Genomic window (Paenibacillus sp. PK3_47):
TTAACCAAACCGCTCACCCAAATGATCCAGCTCATGAAAAAAGTCCAAAACGGTGATCTGGATGTTCAATTCCGGGTTAAACGGCGGGATGAGATCGGTCTCCTGGGCCACCAGTTTAACCGGATGCTCGCCCGTATCAGGCAGCTGATCCAGGACATCTACCGGATTGAGGAGCAGAAGAAGGAAGCGGAGCTGCAGGCGCTGCAGAGCCAGATCAACCCGCATTTTATTTATAACACATTAGAATCGATCCGTATGACCGCCGAGCTTAACGATGATGTTGAGGCTGCAGACATGATCTCAATTCTTGGCAAGCTGCTCCGCTACAGTACCGGTGAATTATCCGGCAGAACGACGATGAAGCAGGAGCTGCTGTATGTGCGGAATTATGTTGAACTGCTGGGCCACCGCTATCCGGGACGTTTTCAGCTGGAGATTGATGTTCCGGAGAAGCTGGATAATTACGCTATCATTAAGCTTGTTTTTCAGCCTATTATTGAGAACGCAGCGTATCACGGTCTGGATGACAGCAAACCGCAGATGCAGCTCCGTATCAGATGCGAGATTACTGAGCATAAGCTTCTGTTTCACATCAGCGATGACGGCTGCGGGATGGACCGGGCCACTCTCGACAAGCTGAATGACAGCCTGAAGTATGAGCTTCCGCCGAAGAAAAGCATCAATGGAGGAATCGGCATGAAAAATGTACATCAGCGTGTACAGCTTCATTATGGCCCTGCCTATGGCATTGAGGTATTCAGCGAACCCGGAGAGGGTACGGATGTCATATTGTCCCTGCCGCTGCCGGGTAGGCAAGACGGGTAACGACTGCTTACATGAGAGGAGGTAATTAGCTTGAATCGAACGAAGTTCAAATGGTCCATGCGGACGATGATGGTGCTTCTCGTGCTGCTGTCGGCTGGATGTGACAAACTGGGCAGCATGGGAGATCAACCAGCACCGGGTACGGGGGAAGGGAATACAGCCAGCCTGTCCGGCACCATTGTTATGATGACGAACAGGGTCGATCTGATTGAGAACGGGACGATGCAGGGGTATGCGGACCAGTTCAAAAAGAAGTTTCCGGAAGCGGATGTAGAATTCGAAGGCTTAACGAATTACGCAACAGATATACTGGTTCGTCTCTCTACTCAGGATGCCGGGGATATCCTGCTGCTGCCGGTCAACTTGCCTGCCGATGAGCTCGGGAATTTCTTTGAGCCGCTGAGTGAGTCCATGTCTGCTGGCGAACGGTTCACCACCTTTGCGACATATGGGGGGAAAAGATACGGTTTATCCACCGGTACTACCACAAGCGGGATCGTGTACAATAAAAAAGCGTTCAGACAAGCCGGAATCACGGATATTCCGCAGACACTTGATGAGTTTTATGCAGTGTGTGCCAAGCTTAAGGCAGCGGGAATCATACCGCTTTACATGAATTACGGTGCCGCTTGGCCGCTGCGGGAATGGGGCGACGGCATGGTCAACTATATGACCGGCAATCCCGGCTACACGAATAATATGATGAATGTGGACAACCCCTGGCAGATTGACAATGAATGGGGCAAAGCGCTGGGGATTGCCAGGGAGCTTATTAACAGAGGATATGTGGAAGAACAGCTATTCTCCAATAACTGGGAAATATCCAAAACCAAGCTGGCTACTGGTGAAGCGGGAATGTACCTGCAGGGGAACTGGACGATCCGTCAGGTGCTCGATGCAGGGGCTGCGCCGGAGGATATCGGGTTCTTCCCGTTTCCTTATGATAACGGCAGCATGCATTATGCCGCACTGAATCCGGACTGGTTCATTGGCGTCAGTAAGTTTAGCAAGAATAAGGAGCTGTCCATGGCCTGGGTGGAGTTTTTGATTAAAGAAACTTCTTATACGTCAGACTGGGGATTTCTGCCGGCAGACGGCTCGCAGGAGACCTCGATGCCGCAGTACAAGGAATTCCTCTCTTACCAGCCCAAGTTAGTGGAGGCCACTGTGCAAAAGGATGATTTTGTCGATATAGCCAACCGTGCAAAAATGTCCTTCTGGTCCGGGGAGTATATTCAGGAGCTGCTTGCTGCGCCGGATTTACAGCAGTCTTTTGACGAACTAAATGCAATATGGAAGGAAGCGCGGGCAAGCCGGCAGGCATCTTCCCAACCCTGAAGGGCAGCGGGTATTCCGGAAAAATATGAATTGGAGGGTTTACATATGGCCAAAAAGGTTACCATGCAGAAAATTGCCGATCATCTCGGCGTATCCAAGTTCGTCGTCTCCAAATCGCTCTCGGGCAAAGGCGGCGTAAATGAGACAACCAGGGAGAGAGTCATTCAGGCTGCCTCCCAGCTGGGCTATTTTACACAAAAGAATGCCTATATGCAGAACATCAAACGACCAGTGCAAACTGCGGGCGGCGACCGGAACAAACAATCCGTCCTGGTGCTGATGCCGAATATCCGCTCGCAAACGCAGGACTCCCTGTATTGGGGCAAAATTGTTGACGGTATCTCGCTTGCCCTGGATCAGGAAGATCTGGGGATGGTTATTGTCTCCGAGCACCGCGCAGATAATTTTGTGAATATCCTCAATCCGAACGGACTGCTGGGCCTGATCGGTGTCGGCCAGATTTCAACGTCGCTGCTGCTGGAGGTCCACCGGATCGGCCTGCCGATGGTGCTCATCGATCATGAAGATCCGCTTATTCCAAGCGACACGGTGTTTGCCAACAATATCGATTCCATGGGCAGGCTGTGTAACCATTTGATGGGAGTGGGGCATAAGCAGATCCATTTTGTCGGTAATATCCGCTACTCCCGCAGCTTCCGGGACCGCTGGCTTGGCTTTCGCAGCGCACTGGAGGAGAACGGGGTAATGCCTCCGGCAGGGGACGATGAGATGCTGCAGCTGGAGGAGATAGATGATAATGCTATGAAGGAAGAATTCGCAGCCTGGGCGGCCAAACGCAAAAAAGCGAAGTCCCTGCCGACAGCGGTCGTTTGTGCCAATGACAGAATCGCGCTGGCGGTCAGCGAGGGATTGAAGGAAGTAGGCTGCTTCATACCCGGTGACATTTCAGTTACGGGCTTTGACAATATTGAAGATGCCGCCAGAGCCGTTACGCCGCTGACTACGGTACATGTGCCCAAGGAGGCAATGGGCCGCGCGGCAGTAGAGAAGCTGCTGAGCCGTCTTCATAATCCGTCTGTACCGCTGGAGAAGATTCTGATTGCCGCAGACATTGTGCACAGGGATTCGGTATCCGGGCCGCATAACTGATATTTTGAACAAGGGTGCGGGACAGCAACTGGCACAGAACGTAGGAATTTAGAAGCTGCTGAATGAGAAGAGAAGTTAAAAGCTATGCATATAAATGTATTTTCTACAGTTATTTCGGACTCTAAAGGCCAAAATTTAGATATAGATGTACTTTGTACATTAAAAATCCTGATTTGGTTGTAGTTTGACCCCTTTGTAATTTAATAAGTGTACAAAGTGCAAGTAAACCGTGAAAGACAAGGAAATGTCAGATTATAGTTGTACCAAGTGCAGCTAACAGCTAACCGTCCCTATAACCAAGGTAGAAGGTAGTAAATGCCAAGTAAAAAGGCGGCCGCCGGCAGTTAACCTGCCGGGGCCGCCTTTTGGCGTACACGTATATAGTGGATTAGAGTTGTAAATTACGGTCAATGAGGGCGATCCGCTGCTGAACACAGGCATAGGAGCGGAGCGGGTCCTCAGGTGTGTTCATTACATAATCAAGCATTTGGTCAACAGTGGTGGTAGCCACATGAATACGGGTATCGGAAGAGGCGTAATAGATATAGATATCTCCGTTGTCACGGGCGATTACACCGTTGCAGAATACTACGTTTGATACATCGCCGACGCGTTCTTCGCCGTCCGGGGCAATGAAATGTCCGCCAGGAGCATGGGTCACCTTGTTCGGCTCGTCAAGATCGGACAAGAAGGCATAGAGCACATAACGCAGGCCGGCAGCGGTATTGCGTACACCGTGGGCAATGTGCAGCCAGCCGCGCGGTGTCTTGATTGGGGCCGGACCCTGGCCGTTCTTCACTTCTTTGATGGTATGGTAGTAGCGCTGATCCATAATGGTCTCACTTGTAATTACGGCGTTCTCAATCGTATCGGACAGCCCCCAGCCGATGCCTCCGCCGGAGCCGGCATCGATGAAGCCGTCCTGCGGACGGGTATAGAAGGCATACTTGCCGTCCACGAATTCTGGATGCAGCACGACATTGCGCTGCTGTGCAGATCCGGTCTTGAGGTCAGCCAGACGTTCCCAGGTTTTGAGGTCCTTGGTGCGGGTGATTCCGCACTGGGCCACAGCACTGGAGAGATCGCCGTGCGGAGCGTCGGGGTCTTTGCGCTCGGTACAGAACAGGCCGTAAATCCAGCCGTCAGCATGTTTGACCAGGCGCATATCATAGACGTTAATGTCCGGATCTTCGGTTTCGGGAAGCACGACGGGATGATCCCAGAACCGGAAGCCGTCCACACCGCTGTCACTTTCGGCTACAGCGAAGAAGGATTTACGGTCGTTTCCTTCAACGCGGGCAACAATATAGAATTTGCCGTCCAGCTCAATGGCACCCGGATTGAAAATGCCGTTCACGCCGATCCGTTCTGCGAAGTAAGGGTTGGTATCGGGATTAAAGTCATACCGCCAGATCAGCGGTGCATGCTCTGCGGTCAGCAGCGGGTATTGATAACGGTCAAAAATACCGTTCCCGTAGGGAACCTTTTCATTCTTGCGGGCAATAAGCGCCTCATAGCGTTCGGTTAACTGTGCCTTGCGTTCTTCAAATACTGCTGTCATCAGATCGTCTCCTTTATAGCTGATTTTAGCCGCCCGATCATTTCAAAGCAGGCTCTGCCGTTATGGTAAGGACATTTCCAGGCGCTGACCTTAGGTGCATGTGCCAGCGGCTGAAGGTTCTCGTCCACGGCCCAATACCATTCCCCAAGCTGGTGATCGACCATATATTTGTCGATGAAATTCCAGGATGCCGCGGAAGCGTCCAGGAAACGGCGGTCATCTGTCAGCTGATAGGCATTATAGAAGCCGACCATGGCCTCCGCCTGCGGCCACCAGTCTTTATCCTTGGAGACCAGGCTGCCGCCTTCTGCCTCGTTCCAGATTCCGCCGTCAGTATCAATGCCCTCGTTCAGAGCGGCTTCCGCCATGGATACAGCTACCTTGCGCACACGCTCCAGCAGCTCCTCGTCGCCAAGCACTTCAGCCGCTTCAACCAGCAGCCAGCTGCCTTCGATATCATGGCCGTAGGAGATAATTTCCGACTTCACATTCCACTCTTCGTCCATGAACAAGAGGAAGTGCTCCCCTTTGTCATCAATGATGTGGTCAATCATCGTGTCGATCAGCTCGGCCAGCTTGACGCGCAGCTCTTCCGTCTGCCAGACCCGGTATAAGCCGGTATAGCCTTCGAGCACATGAAGATGTGTGTTCATCGATTTCTTCTCGTTCATGTCCTTGGCGCTAAGCGACAATTCATCGGTCATTTCCCACTCACGGGAAAGAGCTTCAATGTAGCCTTTATTTACAGGATCATAACCGTATTTCTCCAAGGCGCGGAACACGGCTATTGCCTGCTCCAGGGCTTCTGCGTTTCCGGTAGCATGGTGGAATTCGGCGAGGGCGTAGATGGCAAAGGCTTGGCCATACACCTGCTTCTTCAGCTGGGAAGGCGCGCCTTTCGCGTCGACCATCCAGTATAATCCGCCGTATTCCTTGTCCAGGAAATGCTCCAGCAGATAGCTGTAGGCACGTTCAGCGATGGTGAGGTACTCAGCTTTGCCGTAGATGCGGTAAGCGCTCGCAAATGTCCACAGAATCCGTGCGTTCAGCACAAGGCTTTTCTCGGCACCGGCAATCACATTCAGCTGATTGTCGATTTCACCTACGAACCCGCCGTTCTCTTCATCCAGGGTATTCTTCATCCAGAAGCCGAGGATGTTGTGCTGAAGTTCATTCTCCAGTGCGTCAAGCCATGCTCCAGTTGATGTTGTCATAGTGCAGAACCACTCCTAAACATTTATTTTGGAAGTAAAATAATCCTTAATAATTGCTGCTGACGATTTACCGTACATGCAGTAATCATCATTCCCAGCGGCCTCTTCCAGCGGGTACAGAACAGCCGGCCAATCCCAGAGCATAAAGCCTTGAACCCACGGCCTGCCTTCACAGCTTCCGAACATGGCCCGGTAGAACCGGCTTTGCTCCTCCTCGTCGGGCACTCCCTGCAGAGTCCAGTCGTTGGGGATCGCGGCGCTGCCGGTTCGGCTGGGACATCCTGCTTCCATGAAGAAAAACGGCTTATCATACGCCTTCACGACTGCCTCGATCCGGTCAAGCTGATTCTCCCAATCCTTCTCGGGATAATAGCCGCTGGAAGAAATCACATCAAGCGCATCCCACCAGGTTACATTATCCTCCTGATATTTGTCGCAATTATAGGTAATCACACCGGTGTACACCTTGCGGACTTCAGAGATCAAGGTTCTCCATTCGTTCTCGCGTCTGTCTGACTGCACCAGCTCACAGCCGATACAGAACATTTCGCAGCCGCTCTCCTCGGCGATGGCAGCATAATGCAGAATAAAGTCAGTATAAGACCGGAACCACTCACTCCACTTAGGCTCACAGGGAACATCTTTGTCAAAAAAGTTAATATGGGCACGCCAGGTGCCGTCCGCGCAATTGACGATCGGTTTCAGACAGACCTTAAGCCCGAGCTTCTTGGCCTTGCGGATGGCCCACAGTACTTCTTCATCAGTGACAGTCGGCTCTTTCCAATAGGGGATTTGTGTGGATTGCGGCGTGGCTTGAAGCGCACTGAAGGCAATGGCAGTCCAGTTCGCACCGGTTGTTGATTCCATGAGCTCCATGGATTGCTCCGCAGCTTCGTTTGCCCATGTTCCGCGCCTGCCCATAAAACCCCAGGTAACGCCTCCGACATATTCATTCAGCAGTGACATTTGGAAACCTCGCTTTGTCGATAGTATTAGGTAAAAGGCTTCACAACTCCGGTTATTTTGTTATGATATTGTTATTATAAAATTGTTAGTTAATAATAACAACGCTTCAATTTAGTTATATACTTTTTTGTGTATGATTTCAAGGGGAAATATCGAAAGTAAATACAAGACTATAAAAGATCAATGCAGCACATTTGCTTATCCTCAAATGAAGCCTATAATTGAATTGACAGCGCAATCATGCGGGATGGAATTAACAACTGGGGGCGGTTCTAGGTGATCAAGGTAATGATTGCAGATGATGAGGAGGTTATCCGCCGCGGGCTGGAAAAGATTGCTTCCAGAATGGATCTGGATGTGGAAGTGATCGGATCGCACGGAAACGGCCAGGAGGCCTGGGCGCATCTGTCAACCTTAAAACCGGCAGATATTGACCTTCTGATTACAGATATTAAAATGCCGCGAATGGATGGCTTCAAGCTGATAGAAGAGGCCAGGAGATATATGAAGGATCTGTCTATAGCCGTGCTTAGCGGCTTCAGTGAATTTGAATATGCCCGGCGGGCCATACGGCATGGCGTGCTGGATTATCTGCTCAAGCCGATTGAGAAGGCTCAATTATATGAACTGCTGAAAAGAGTAGAAGAGGGCAAAACGCTGAGAAGAGATGATCCTCTTCCGGAGAATAGTCCGGTACAAAACGCCGAAGGCGGAGAACATTATGTGGTCGAACAAACCAAGAGCATATTGGAAAAGGAGTACAGCCATAATTTTGAGCTTGAACGGCTGGCAGAGAAGGTGGGCATGAATGCAAGCTACATCAGCCGTCTGTTCAAGTATAAGACCGGACAGACGATAACGGACTATCTGATCGGAATCCGGATCGCCAAGGCCAAAGCGCTGCTGGCGGAGCAGCCTGATCTCAAAAATTACGAAATTGCCGAAATGGTCGGCTACAGTGATCCCGTGTATTTCAACAAGCTGTTCAAGAAAATGTGCGGCATGACTCCCAAGGATTATAAGTACGGCTGCAGGACGCCCAAGGTGGAGCGTTAGGAATGTGATGTCCCGGAGATCTATTTAATAGGAAGGCTTTTTTTCAGAGGAGGGCTGTACGCGCCCTCTTTTTTGCTGTCTTGAATAATAAAATTATCCATTTTAAATAATATAATAAAAACAAAAATAACAAATAGAAGACCAGAAAAAACAATTCAAACCATCGTTTTAGAGTTGAAATCGATCTATAATAGATTTGTAAGCGATACCATCAAACTTTTCAAGAGGTTTTAAATAAAAACTCTCACTGAAGTTGCTTGAGGAAGGTTTTTAGTTGATGGATATTGTTAGTGTTTTGTTATATTGATATGAGGATGAAGAGAGGGGTCAAAAAGCAATGAAGAAAAACAAAGTGATGGCTGGAATTATGGGGCTTACGCTGATGGCGGGCTTGTTTACAGGCTGTTCGTCCAACAACAATGCCGGCAATGAAGCCGCAGGGAATACCGGAAATACAGGGAATGCCGCTGAGGCTACGGCCGCTCCTGAAGGTGATGCTGCCAAGGAGCTCAAAGGCGAGATCACGGTAATTACCCAAAGAACGGATATTGTTGATACCGTATTCAAAGACTACGCAGCCAAATTCAATGAAAAATACCCGGATGTAAAAGTGAATTTTGAAGCGCTGTCCACGTACGAAGACCAGATCAAAATCCGTATGAGTACAAGTGACTACGGTGATGTCCTGCTGCTGCCTACAAGTGTGGCCATTAAGGACCTGCCGGATTTCTTTGAGCCGCTGGGCAAAATGGCCGACCTGGAGCAGCAGTATACCGGTCTAGAGGAACGCAGTGTGGATGGTATTTCTTACGGTATCCCGATTACCGTCAATTTCTCAGGCATCATCTATAACAAGCAGGTCTTCAAGGATGCAGGCATCACTGAGGTGCCTAGAACCATAGACCAATTCATGACCGCTCTGCAAAATATCAAAGACAAGACGGATGCCGTTCCGCTGTATACCAACTATGCAGCAGGCTGGACGCTGACCCAATGGGAATCTGCACTGGCTACCGTAGCCGGCAACCGTGATTATGTCAACATTACTCAAGTCGCTTCTGACGATAATTTCGTGCAGGGACAACCTCACTATGATCTGTACAAAGTGATGTACGATGCGGCGAAGAACGGTCTGATTGAAGAAGATCCTACAACCACCGACTGGGAATCCTCCAAGGCTGATCTGGCCAACGGCAAAATCGGGACTATGGTGCTCGGCTCCTGGGCTATCGGTCAAATCAAAGGCGTGGCTACCAACCCTGATGATGTAGGCTTCATGCCGTTCCCTACCAATGCCGAGAAAGTACTTGTACCGCTGGCTGACGACTATAACCTGGGAATCAGTATCCACAGCCGGAACAAAGAAGCAGCAAGAGCCTGGGTGGACTGGTTCATCAACGAATCGGGTTATCCGACCACTGAAGGCGGCGGTATGAGCCCGGTTAAAGGCGCTGAGCTGCCGGAAATCCTGAAGCAGTTTGAAGGTACGGAAGTAACCTTTGATACCTTAACTCCTGCAAAAGCCGGCGAAGAAGGCTGGGTAGACGCGATCGATAAAGAGGCGGAAATCGGTCTCTGGCAGCCTGACTTCAAGAAAGTGATTATTGAAGCGGCCATCGGCAACAGAAGAGAATCCTATGACAATATTATGAAAGACCTGAACGACAAATGGAAAGCAGCAAGAGCGAAGATTACAGCTGCACAATAAGCTTTTTTCGCAGGGTGAGGAGATAACTTAAAGAACGGGGAGATGCCGGTGACGGCATTTTCCCCTTCACTTTGCGGTTAGAAATGGATGGGAGTTATAAGCATTTGTTCTTAGGAGGTGTGGAGAGTGCCCAAATTATCCAACATGAGCTATAAAAATCAACGGATTCTGATCATCTTTTTATTTTCACTGGTCCCTGTAGCACTGCTGCTGACCTTCTCGTATTTACCCGTATTCAAAATGTTCCAGTACAGCTTCACCAGCTGGGACGGCTTCAGCAAAAAGATGGAGTATGTCGGCTTCGAGAATTACAAGACGATCTTCACCAGACCCGAATATTTTGCCGTATTCAAAGTCAGTCTCTATTACTTTTTCGCAACCTTCGTGCAGATGGGGCTGGCGCTGTATTTTGCCACGATTCTGAGCTTTAACGTCCGCCTTAAGAACTGGTTCAAGGGGATCCTCTTTTTCCCGACACTCTTGAATGGTGTGGCCATCGGCTTTATCTTCCTGTTCTTCTTCAAGCCTGAAGGGACACTCAACACGATTCTTGATCTGCTCGGGCTGGGAGCCTGGCAGCAGAAGTGGCTGCTGAATCCGAATCTGATCAATATTTCCCTTGCTTTTGCTTCGGTATGGAGATACATGGGGATGAATTTCATCATCTTCCTCGGAGCGATTTCCTCCATCGGCAGCGATATATACGAAGCATCGGAAATTGACGGCGCCAACCGCTGGCACCAGTTCAGACATATTATTATCCCGAGCATCAAGCGTATCCTGCAGCTCAATCTGATCCTTGCCGTAAGCGGTGCGATCGGTGTATTCGAAATTCCGTATGTCATGACCGGCGGCTCCAATGGCAGTGGTACATTCGTTATCCAGACCGTCGATGTGGCCTTCAAATACAGCAAGCTTGGCCTCGCCTCGGCAATGGCCGTAGTGCTACTGGGAATTGTTGTTCTGGTTACCATTCTGCAGCGTGTTCTGATTAAGGAGGAGAAGTAAGAACTATGCATACCTTTAAATATTCCGCAGCTTCTTTCTTCAAATACCTTACGCTTGTGCTGGGTGCGCTGATGGCCCTGATTCCTATTGCCGTTGTTTTTCTGGCTTCACTGAAAACCAATGCAGAGTATGCCTCCACAGGTCCGCTGACC
Coding sequences:
- a CDS encoding ABC transporter substrate-binding protein, translated to MNRTKFKWSMRTMMVLLVLLSAGCDKLGSMGDQPAPGTGEGNTASLSGTIVMMTNRVDLIENGTMQGYADQFKKKFPEADVEFEGLTNYATDILVRLSTQDAGDILLLPVNLPADELGNFFEPLSESMSAGERFTTFATYGGKRYGLSTGTTTSGIVYNKKAFRQAGITDIPQTLDEFYAVCAKLKAAGIIPLYMNYGAAWPLREWGDGMVNYMTGNPGYTNNMMNVDNPWQIDNEWGKALGIARELINRGYVEEQLFSNNWEISKTKLATGEAGMYLQGNWTIRQVLDAGAAPEDIGFFPFPYDNGSMHYAALNPDWFIGVSKFSKNKELSMAWVEFLIKETSYTSDWGFLPADGSQETSMPQYKEFLSYQPKLVEATVQKDDFVDIANRAKMSFWSGEYIQELLAAPDLQQSFDELNAIWKEARASRQASSQP
- a CDS encoding LacI family DNA-binding transcriptional regulator, which encodes MAKKVTMQKIADHLGVSKFVVSKSLSGKGGVNETTRERVIQAASQLGYFTQKNAYMQNIKRPVQTAGGDRNKQSVLVLMPNIRSQTQDSLYWGKIVDGISLALDQEDLGMVIVSEHRADNFVNILNPNGLLGLIGVGQISTSLLLEVHRIGLPMVLIDHEDPLIPSDTVFANNIDSMGRLCNHLMGVGHKQIHFVGNIRYSRSFRDRWLGFRSALEENGVMPPAGDDEMLQLEEIDDNAMKEEFAAWAAKRKKAKSLPTAVVCANDRIALAVSEGLKEVGCFIPGDISVTGFDNIEDAARAVTPLTTVHVPKEAMGRAAVEKLLSRLHNPSVPLEKILIAADIVHRDSVSGPHN
- a CDS encoding glycosidase, whose protein sequence is MTAVFEERKAQLTERYEALIARKNEKVPYGNGIFDRYQYPLLTAEHAPLIWRYDFNPDTNPYFAERIGVNGIFNPGAIELDGKFYIVARVEGNDRKSFFAVAESDSGVDGFRFWDHPVVLPETEDPDINVYDMRLVKHADGWIYGLFCTERKDPDAPHGDLSSAVAQCGITRTKDLKTWERLADLKTGSAQQRNVVLHPEFVDGKYAFYTRPQDGFIDAGSGGGIGWGLSDTIENAVITSETIMDQRYYHTIKEVKNGQGPAPIKTPRGWLHIAHGVRNTAAGLRYVLYAFLSDLDEPNKVTHAPGGHFIAPDGEERVGDVSNVVFCNGVIARDNGDIYIYYASSDTRIHVATTTVDQMLDYVMNTPEDPLRSYACVQQRIALIDRNLQL
- a CDS encoding AGE family epimerase/isomerase, with protein sequence MTTSTGAWLDALENELQHNILGFWMKNTLDEENGGFVGEIDNQLNVIAGAEKSLVLNARILWTFASAYRIYGKAEYLTIAERAYSYLLEHFLDKEYGGLYWMVDAKGAPSQLKKQVYGQAFAIYALAEFHHATGNAEALEQAIAVFRALEKYGYDPVNKGYIEALSREWEMTDELSLSAKDMNEKKSMNTHLHVLEGYTGLYRVWQTEELRVKLAELIDTMIDHIIDDKGEHFLLFMDEEWNVKSEIISYGHDIEGSWLLVEAAEVLGDEELLERVRKVAVSMAEAALNEGIDTDGGIWNEAEGGSLVSKDKDWWPQAEAMVGFYNAYQLTDDRRFLDASAASWNFIDKYMVDHQLGEWYWAVDENLQPLAHAPKVSAWKCPYHNGRACFEMIGRLKSAIKETI
- a CDS encoding 1,4-beta-xylanase, whose amino-acid sequence is MSLLNEYVGGVTWGFMGRRGTWANEAAEQSMELMESTTGANWTAIAFSALQATPQSTQIPYWKEPTVTDEEVLWAIRKAKKLGLKVCLKPIVNCADGTWRAHINFFDKDVPCEPKWSEWFRSYTDFILHYAAIAEESGCEMFCIGCELVQSDRRENEWRTLISEVRKVYTGVITYNCDKYQEDNVTWWDALDVISSSGYYPEKDWENQLDRIEAVVKAYDKPFFFMEAGCPSRTGSAAIPNDWTLQGVPDEEEQSRFYRAMFGSCEGRPWVQGFMLWDWPAVLYPLEEAAGNDDYCMYGKSSAAIIKDYFTSKINV
- a CDS encoding response regulator; its protein translation is MIKVMIADDEEVIRRGLEKIASRMDLDVEVIGSHGNGQEAWAHLSTLKPADIDLLITDIKMPRMDGFKLIEEARRYMKDLSIAVLSGFSEFEYARRAIRHGVLDYLLKPIEKAQLYELLKRVEEGKTLRRDDPLPENSPVQNAEGGEHYVVEQTKSILEKEYSHNFELERLAEKVGMNASYISRLFKYKTGQTITDYLIGIRIAKAKALLAEQPDLKNYEIAEMVGYSDPVYFNKLFKKMCGMTPKDYKYGCRTPKVER
- a CDS encoding extracellular solute-binding protein; this encodes MKKNKVMAGIMGLTLMAGLFTGCSSNNNAGNEAAGNTGNTGNAAEATAAPEGDAAKELKGEITVITQRTDIVDTVFKDYAAKFNEKYPDVKVNFEALSTYEDQIKIRMSTSDYGDVLLLPTSVAIKDLPDFFEPLGKMADLEQQYTGLEERSVDGISYGIPITVNFSGIIYNKQVFKDAGITEVPRTIDQFMTALQNIKDKTDAVPLYTNYAAGWTLTQWESALATVAGNRDYVNITQVASDDNFVQGQPHYDLYKVMYDAAKNGLIEEDPTTTDWESSKADLANGKIGTMVLGSWAIGQIKGVATNPDDVGFMPFPTNAEKVLVPLADDYNLGISIHSRNKEAARAWVDWFINESGYPTTEGGGMSPVKGAELPEILKQFEGTEVTFDTLTPAKAGEEGWVDAIDKEAEIGLWQPDFKKVIIEAAIGNRRESYDNIMKDLNDKWKAARAKITAAQ
- a CDS encoding sugar ABC transporter permease, with amino-acid sequence MPKLSNMSYKNQRILIIFLFSLVPVALLLTFSYLPVFKMFQYSFTSWDGFSKKMEYVGFENYKTIFTRPEYFAVFKVSLYYFFATFVQMGLALYFATILSFNVRLKNWFKGILFFPTLLNGVAIGFIFLFFFKPEGTLNTILDLLGLGAWQQKWLLNPNLINISLAFASVWRYMGMNFIIFLGAISSIGSDIYEASEIDGANRWHQFRHIIIPSIKRILQLNLILAVSGAIGVFEIPYVMTGGSNGSGTFVIQTVDVAFKYSKLGLASAMAVVLLGIVVLVTILQRVLIKEEK